The Brachypodium distachyon strain Bd21 chromosome 4, Brachypodium_distachyon_v3.0, whole genome shotgun sequence nucleotide sequence TTGCAAATACAACTTCTGCAGTTCCCTGGTGGCAGGATGAAGTTACAGTAATGTGAGCACTCAAACAAAGTGAGGATGTACAAAGGGAGTTATTACTGCAGCAAAATTAAGAGGGGATGAAAACCTTTGATCTTCCACTCTTGTCATAGTTAATGGAGTAACGCTTGAGATCGCCCACCTCAGAAAATAGTTCCTGAGCAAAGGCAAGCAGCATATTGTAGGCAACTTTTATGAGAATGAGAGGATAAATTCATTGGTTGCTTCAAAGGCGTTGAGCTAACTCTGAGCCTTGTCTATCGGTAGCAGGGTACGGTAGTGTACTTTATTATCAAGTCTAAAAAAACAACACAAATGATGAAACTTTGCACTCGATAAATGAAGCTATGAATTAACAAAAGAAGAGTGTTTTGTGGTATCAGAGGTTTGCAGCAGCTGTCGAGACTAGAGAGTGAGTATCCTGTTGGTTACCTTGATGTCCTCGTTGGAGACGTTGTAGTCGAGGTTGGAGATGTAGAGCTTGGTGCCCGTTTCCACgccggagggcggcggcggcgccagcaTGGGCATCGCTTGGGCCTGGGCCGCAGCATACGCATAAGCCGGTGGCACCTGGGCAAGAAAAGCAAGATTAGGTTGAGTTGTCAGTTCAGATCCCTTGCTGACTTAGACTTAATCAAGAGGAGCAGTACCTGGTTGTGGTGGAAGGCGAGTTGGTGGTagggcgcggtggcggcgcgggcatgGAAGCGGCGGCCCGTGGGTGCGGGTCCGCCTGTTGCCGACGGCGAGGCTTGGttgcggcggccacggcggctcTGGGACTGGGAGGAGGACGACTTGTTCTTGGAGATGAGGTCGTCGAGGGACATGTCCAGGGAGTCCGCCATCTCTCTGACTCAAGATtcgctcggcggcggcggcggagcaggagaAGGATGAGCAGAGAAGAGGAGATGCGATGCGAATGGGATGCTAggcaagagaagaagaagacgacatTTGGGCTGGGCCGAGC carries:
- the LOC100843825 gene encoding THO complex subunit 4B isoform X2 — protein: MADSLDMSLDDLISKNKSSSSQSQSRRGRRNQASPSATGGPAPTGRRFHARAATAPYHQLAFHHNQVPPAYAYAAAQAQAMPMLAPPPPSGVETGTKLYISNLDYNVSNEDIKELFSEVGDLKRYSINYDKSGRSKGTAEVVFARRSDALAALKRYNNVQLDGKPMQIEVIGTNIEAPAPAIFTINTPALGIGSFDFPSKSVLGRGGGRGWPRGGGEGGRGWPRGESEGGRGWPRGGGGFGGRGRGGRGAVGRGQGRGGRGSQPVSADDLDADLDKYHSEAMQIS